The genomic segment ACCTGCCCGACGATGTCCTGCCTGACGATGAAAGCGACCCGGACGACAGCCCAAACGGGGAATCGATTGTCTGATTCGGGCCCCATACGGGTCGGCATGCTCGGTCTGGGCAACGTCGGCGCGGGCGTGGCGGCGGTGCTGTTCAACAAGAGCGAGCAGCTGGCCGCCTCCGTCGGCCGCGGGCTAAAGCTGCAGCGGGCCCTGGTGCGCGACCCGAATCGGCCGCGCCCGATTGCCCCGCCGTCGGGCGTTCTGACCACCGACCCGCAGCGGATCGTGGCGGCCGACGACATCGACGTGGTGATCGAACTCCTCGGCGGGCTGGACCCGGCGCGCGAGCTCATCGAAGCCTCGATTTCCAACGGCAAGCACGTTGTAACTGCCAACAAGGAAGTCATGGCCCACCACGGCGCCGAGCTCCTCGCCCATGCCGCCGAACGCGGCGTCGACCTTTACTTCGAGGCCAGCGTCGGGGCGGGAATTCCGCTGATCGGCCCGTTTCGCCAGAACCTGACCGCCAACCAGTTTTCGGCGGTCGAGGCAATCATCAACGGCACCACCAACTACATCCTCACGCGGATGGCGGCGGAAGGGTCCGACTTCGGCGCGGTACTGGCGGACGCGCAGCGACTCGGTTACGCCGAGCCCGATCCGGCCAACGATATCGAGGGACACGACGCCGCCTACAAACTGGCGGTGCTCGCGACCCTGGCGTTCGGGATCGAAGTCCGGCCGGAGAGCATCTTTCGCGAGGGGATAGCCGGTCTGGCTGCCGCCGACTTCAGGGCCGCGGCCGATCTCGGCTACGGGATCAAGCTGCTGGCCATCGCCCGTCTCAACGACGGTGCGGTCGAGGCCCGCGTTCATCCGACGATGATCCCGCGCGAGTGCCTCCTGTGCCAGGTCGGCGGCGTTGAGAACGCGGTTCGGATCCAGGGCGACCTGATTGGCAACGCGACTTTCGTCGGCCGCGGTGCCGGGCCCGAACCGACCGCCAGCGCAATCGTGGCCGACCTGATCGACCTGGCCCACAACCTGGCCCTTGGGGCCCATGCGCGGGTGCCGCTGCGGGTGGGCGCAAGCTGCTCGTTCAGGCCGATCGAGCGGGTGCGCTCGCGCTACTATCTGCGCCTCTGGGTCAAGGACCAGCCGGGCGTACTGGCCCAGATCGGGAGCGTGTTCGGCGCCCACGAAGTATCGATCGCCGCCGTCACCCAGAAAGAGACCGACGACGACGCCTCGTTGGCCGAGCTCGTGATCGTTACCCATCAAGCGGTCGAAAAGGACATGCAGGCAGCGGTGGCTGAGGCCGGCGGACTGGAAATCACCGACCGGATCGCGACCCTGATTCGGATCGAGGACATCTCCTGAAGCCGGAGCCGCTGCGCCCCGGAGTCGTCGAGCGCTGGCAGCGCTTCTGGCCGGTCGGCGACTCCACCCCCAGGGTTTCGCTGGGCGAGGGCGATACGCCGCTGGTGCGCCTACCGGCCCTGGAACGGGACACCGGAGCCGGCCAGGTTTGGGCCAAGTACGACGGCTGCAACCCGACCGGATCGTTCAAGGACCGCGGCATGGCGCTGGCGATCAGCAAGGCCCTGGAAGGCGGCGCCCACACGGTCATCTGCGCCTCGACCGGCAACACCTCGGCAGCGGCAGCGGCCTACGCCGGCCGGGCCGGGCTGCGCTGCGTGGTGCTGGTCTCGGATGCAATCGCCCGCGGAAAACTGGCCCAGGCGCAGGTCTACGGCTCGGACGTGGTAGTAATGGACGCGAATTTCGATGTCCGCCTGGAGGTCGCCAAGGAGATCTGCGCGCGGGTGCCGGGAGTGGTGCACGTGAATTCCGTCAACCCGTACCGGCTGCAGGGCCAGCAATCGGCGGCGTTTGAAATCTGCAGCGAGCTGGGGTCGGCGCCGGACGAGCTCTACATTCCGGTCGGCAACGCCGGCAACATCCACGCCTACTGGCGCGGCTTTGCAAAGTTCGCCGATGCCGGCCTGATCGATGAGCTGCCGGTCCTGCGCGGTTTCCAGGCCGCCGGCGCCGCACCGATAGTCAGCGGGCGGCCGGTCGCCAATCCCTCCACCGTGGCCAGTGCCCTCGAAATTGGGAACCCCGAAAACTGGGAAAAGGCAATTCGGGCCCGCGACGAGGCCGGCGGATCGATCGAGGCCATTGAAGATGCCAAGATTCTCGAGGCTTACGGCCAGCTGGCCCGCTGGGGATTGTTCTGCGAACCGGCCTCGGCAGTCTCGGTGGCCGGACTCAAGGACCGCGCCGAGCGCGGGCTGCTCCAAGCCGGGTCCCGGGTGGTTTGCGTGCTGACCGGATCCGGCCTGAAGGACCCGGAGGTTGCCCTGGGACGCTCCGATCCGCCGCTCCGGATCCAGAGCGCCGACCCCGAGGAGCTGCGGCAGGCGCTCTCCCTGTAAACGCCGGCGCGGGCGGTTCGAGAGGCAAACCTACTGGTCGGCGCCGGCCAGGCGATACAGTTCGTCGGCGCAGTCCGACAACGCCTCGCGGAGCAGCGGGTAGGGTTCGCCGAATCCGTCGATGAGCCCGGAATGCTGACGGCCGCGCTTGCGGGCGATTCGATTGGGGGCGTCGACCAGGCCGCAGTAGTGCCAGCCGACGAATTCGGGCCGGGCGAACGCCGCGCGGAAGAATTCCACCGTCCAGTCGCGGCGCTGGCCCAGATCGTCGGCCACCGGACCGTACGGGCGGGGCATGTCGGCGGTGATCATCGTGTATGCCGAATCGCCGTTGACTACCGGCAGGTCTACTTTCTCAGCCCACCGTTCAAGGCCTGGTTGCTGGGCCGCGTAGCGTCCGTACATCTGGTAGAAGAGCACGTCAGTGTGACGGGCGGTCACCGGCAGCACGGTGTCGAGTGAGTCGGTGTTTGCGTTGAGCTTGTCGCCGAAGAAGAGGTGGTTGGGGTCGTGACGGGTGATCGCATCGCGCGCGGTGCGGTAGTAGCGGTCCACGACCCGCTGCAGGAAAACCGTGTTGTCGCGCGTCTCGTCCGGATTGGCCGGGTCGCTGCCCGGCCGCCAGTCGGCGGTCCGCGCAAGGGCCGCGAATGAGTCGAACCGGGTACCGTAGGTTCGATTGAAGTCCGCGATGTCGTCGCGGTACAGCCCGCGGACGGTCTCCACGTAGGCGGATTTGCCGGCCGCGCGCTGGCCCAGGTTGCGCAACCGTTGCGGCCAGCCGACCCGGGACCCGCGCGCGGCGCCGCCGATCGTGTCGGGACGCTCGCGGCAGTCTTCCTCGGTAAGCAACGGGCAATCGGTCATCGCGTAACCGAGCAGATAAGGGTCTTGGCGGGCCGGGCCGGCGATTTCGGCCGCCAGCCGGTCGCAGCGGCGCTCGAATTCCGGAGCGAACACGTCGACGAAGCTCTCATCGGGAACATCGTCCTGCCAGTGCGGGATATCGACGAACTGGATCGGCAGCATGTAGGCCATCGCCGGGCGGGGAAGGTTGGCTATCGCCAGATCCGCGTGGACTCCGACGGTATTGAACCCGTACCCGCGGCAGGTTTCGAGGAACCACCGCCTTAGTGCGACCGCAAAACCCGGCCCGTCCAGATCGTCCAACCCCAGGCGGTCCCGCCAGGCGGCGCGGTTGTAGGCCTGGTTCCAGAACTCCGGGTGCAGGTGGTTGATGCCGAAGCTGAGAAAGCCGTTGCCCTCGGGGCTGACCAGCCACCAGCGACCGTCCTTCTCGGTCCGAAAGTAACCGCTGGGTGAGAACTTCTTGCCGGTCCAGCCCCCGTACCGATCGAGCCGTGCGTTATTCACGGTCTTCCTCAGCGCTCACGCAGTGCGGCCGAAGCGAAGTGGCCGGGGCCGGTCTGGGCCAGACTCCGCAGGGCATCAGGCTTGCGCGGCCTCGATCTGCTCGCGCAGGATTGCCTCGTTCAAGACCCCGAAGCGAATGTGGCGGACTACCTGGTCGGAATCGGCAAAGACCGTCACCGGCAGGCTGGCGGTCCCCAGCAGCCGGGCGGCCACGGCGCGATCGGCCAGCGCCACCGGGATCTGCAGCGCCAATTCATCGGCGAACTGGCTGGCCACGAACGACCCCTCGGCCACGTTGATTGCCAACAGTCCGAGCTCGGGGTATTCGCCGGACCGCCAGATCCGGTCGAATTCGGGCATTTCCAGGCGGCAGGGGCCGCACCAGCTAGCCCAGAAATTGATAACGATCGGGTTTCCCGCCAGGGCGGCGAGTTCGACCGGCGTCCCGTCCAGATCTTCCAGGGCGGCGGATGGCAATAGCTTGCCGACCTCGAGTCGCTCGGCCCGCCCGACCCGGCCCGCCGGGGCCTGATCGCAGGCGGCCAAGGCCAGCGAACCGGCGAGCAGGCGCAAGGCGCCGCGCCGGGTCACCGGGTTCACGAAAACACCTCGGCAAAGCCCAGGTTGAGATTGATCAGGACCACCCCGACCCCGGCCACGACCAGGCCGGTAATCGTGGCCTTCGAGAACCGCTGTCCCCAGAAGACGTAGTCGATGACTGAAATCAGGACCAGCATGCTGGCGGTGGCGAACGGGAAAACAAACGAGGCGTCAAAGACCGTGAGGGCGGAGATCAGGGCGACCACCTGGCCCCAGTTGGCTGTCCCCAGGGCCATCCCGAACCCTATCGAGCGCGGGTTGACCTGGACCTTGAACGGCGTCGGGGCCTGGCCCGGGCGCTGGTTGCGCTCCCACTCGCGGCGGGCCATCCGGTTGGCCAGGGGCCAAGTCAATAGCGAACATACGCTGGCGGCGGCAAACAGCCAGAAGGCGTAGTCGGCCGGGTCGGACGCGCCGCGGGCCTCGACGAACCACTTGGCGCCGATCTCGGATCCCCCCAGCAGGCCGAAGGAAATGAGGATCATGGCCGGCAGGAGCCAGCCGCCCTGCTTGGTGCGGACCGCGTAGCGCTGGGCGTCGAGTCCCAGCAGCGGCGTGGCCAGGACGATGGCGGCAATTCCCAGGTAGCGCTCCGGAGTCGGCTGTTCGCCCCAGACCAGGATCGCGTAAATGGTGGGAACCAGGATCGCCATGCGGTTGATGGTGGTGCTGATGGCCAGCCCGCCGAGACCCATGAGGACGAATAGGACCAGGTACATGACCTGGTAGGTGAATCCTTGGAAGGCGCCGAAAATGACCGCCGCCGGCTCGAGCGAAATTCCGCCGCGGGTCGCCAGCGCCCAGGCGGCGGCGACCAGCATGGCGAACGAGTAGTTGGTGGCACCGGTTACGAAGAATCCGCGCGGGTCGTTGCGCGCGTAGCGGGCGATGTTGACAAAGGTCAGCACCCCGACCAGATGCAAAAGTAGGTAAAGCAAGGAGCGCCCGCCAGGCAGGGTGTTGATTGGCCGAAGCGTAGTCGGGAAGGCAATTTTCGCCGCCGCCACGGCCCGGCCGGACCCCTATCCGAACACTCCGGACAGGCCCAGGTCCAGATTGACCAGCACAACCCCGGTGGCGGCGATCGCCAGGCCCAGAACGGTCAGCGGTGCAAACCGCTGACGCCAGAACACGAAGTCGATTGCCGAGACCAGGATCACGAAACTGGCCGAAGCCAGCGGGAAAACGAAAGAGGCATCGAAAACCGTCAGGGCCGTAACCAGCGCGGTCGCCTGCCCCCAGTTGGCCGCTCCCAGGCCGAGGCCGAACCCGATGGAGCGCGGGCTCACCTGCAGCTGGAAGGGTGCCGGAGTAACGCCCGCCCGCGTGGTGCGGTCCCATTCGCGACGCGCCATCCGGTTGGCCAGCGGCCAGGTTATCAGCGAACTCGCGCCGGCGGCCAGGAAGAGCCAGAAGGTGTAGTCGGAGGGGGAGGCCGCAACGCGCGCTTCGACGAACCACTTGGCGCCGAGCTCGGCGCCGCCCAGCAGGAAGAAGGAAGCCAGCACGAGCAGCGGCATCAACCAGCTGCCCATCTTGGCCTGGACCGCCCGGCGCTGGGCCTGGAGGCCCAGCAGCGGCAGGGCCAGGAAGATGGCCGCGATGCCCAGGTAGCGCTCCGGGGTCGGCTGCTCGGCCCAGATCAGGATCGCCCCCACGGTCGGCACCAGTATCGTCATGCGATTGATCGTGGAGGTGACCGCCATGCCGCCGAGGCCGACCATGATGAAGACCACCAGGTACATGAACTGGAAGGCAAATCCCTGGAATGCCCCGAAGAGGACCGCCGGCAGCTCGAGTGAAATGCCGCCGTGGAGCGTCAACGACCAGATCGCGGCGATTACCGCGGCCGAGCAATAACCGACGGCCCCGGTTACGAAGAATCCGCGCGGATCGTTGCGCGCGTAGCGGGCGATGTTGACGAACGCGACCATGCCGGCCAGGTGCAATATGAGGTAAAGCAAGGGGTCCCAGCCGGGCTATTCGGGGCTCGCGTATTCGGATAATCGGGGGCTAAATTTTGCCCCGCCCCGGCCCGCTCCCCCGATGAACGACCTGCAGCGCATGCGTCATTCCTGTGCCCACGTGATGGCGGCGGCGGTTCAGGAGATGTTCCCCGAAGCCAAGTTCGGCTTCGGCCCTCCGATCGAAGACGGCTTCTACTACGACTTCGAATTGCCGCGCCCGCTGAGCTCCGAGGACTTTGCCGAGATCGAACAACGAATGGCCAAATTGGCCAAGGCGGCCCACCCGTTCGAATACGAGGTAATCGCCGGCGACGAGGCCGCCGAATCCTTTGCGGAGATGGGGCAGGACTACAAAGTCGAGGCGATAAGGGACCTGATCGAGGCCGGCGAGGAGATTTCGCTCTATCGCTGCGGGCCGTTCGTGGATCTTTGCCGCGGCCCCCACGTTGCCAGCACCGCCGGAGTGGGCCACTTCCGGCTGCTTTCGGTGGCCGGCGCCTACTGGAAGGGTTCGGAGAACAACCCCCAGCTGCAGCGGCTGTACGCGACCAGCTTTCCGACCCGGGGCGAGCTCAAGGCCTACCTGAAACGCCTGGAGGAGGCGGCGCGCCGCGATCACCGTCGCCTGGCGCGCGAACTGGACCTTTTTTCGATCAACCAGGAAGTCGGCGCCGGGCTGGTGCTCTGGCATCCGCGCGGCGGGATGCTGCGCGAGCTCATGGAGGACTACTGGCGCGCCGAGCACCGCGACCGCGGCTACGACATCGTCTATACGCCGCACATCGGGCGCAAGGGTCTCTGGGAAACCAGCGGCCACACCCACTGGTACAGCGACGGGCTGTTCCCGGAGATGGAGCTGGAGAACCAGTCTTTCATCAACAAGCCGATGAACTGCCCCTTCCACGTGAAGATCTACGCCTCGCGCACGCGCAGCTACCGCGATCTGCCGCTGCGGTATGCCGAACTGGGAACCGTCTATCGCTACGAGCAATCGGGGGTCCTGCACGGCGCGCTGCGGGTCCGGGGCTTCACCCAGGACGATGCCCACATCTTCTGTCGCCGCGACCAGTTCGCCGACGAGATCGAGGCGGCGCTCACGATCGCCCGCGACATGCTCGCGGTGTTCGGCTTCACCGACCTTCAGGTGGCCCTGAGCGTCCGCGACGAGGAAGGTAAGGACAAGTACGTCGGCGATGACGATCTCTGGCAGCTGGCCGAATCGGGCCTGGTCGAGGCGCTGACGCGGTCGGGTCTGGAATATGAACGGGTTCCCGGGGAAGCCGCGTTCTACGGACCCAAGATCGACGTCCACATTCGCGACGCGATCGGGCGGCTCTGGCAGCTCTCGACCGTCCAGGTCGACTTCAACCTGCCGGAGCGGTTCGGAATCGAATACGAGGCCGAGGACGGCTCGCGGCAGCGTCCGGTG from the Chloroflexota bacterium genome contains:
- a CDS encoding homoserine dehydrogenase; this encodes MSCLTMKATRTTAQTGNRLSDSGPIRVGMLGLGNVGAGVAAVLFNKSEQLAASVGRGLKLQRALVRDPNRPRPIAPPSGVLTTDPQRIVAADDIDVVIELLGGLDPARELIEASISNGKHVVTANKEVMAHHGAELLAHAAERGVDLYFEASVGAGIPLIGPFRQNLTANQFSAVEAIINGTTNYILTRMAAEGSDFGAVLADAQRLGYAEPDPANDIEGHDAAYKLAVLATLAFGIEVRPESIFREGIAGLAAADFRAAADLGYGIKLLAIARLNDGAVEARVHPTMIPRECLLCQVGGVENAVRIQGDLIGNATFVGRGAGPEPTASAIVADLIDLAHNLALGAHARVPLRVGASCSFRPIERVRSRYYLRLWVKDQPGVLAQIGSVFGAHEVSIAAVTQKETDDDASLAELVIVTHQAVEKDMQAAVAEAGGLEITDRIATLIRIEDIS
- a CDS encoding threonine synthase, which translates into the protein MRPGVVERWQRFWPVGDSTPRVSLGEGDTPLVRLPALERDTGAGQVWAKYDGCNPTGSFKDRGMALAISKALEGGAHTVICASTGNTSAAAAAYAGRAGLRCVVLVSDAIARGKLAQAQVYGSDVVVMDANFDVRLEVAKEICARVPGVVHVNSVNPYRLQGQQSAAFEICSELGSAPDELYIPVGNAGNIHAYWRGFAKFADAGLIDELPVLRGFQAAGAAPIVSGRPVANPSTVASALEIGNPENWEKAIRARDEAGGSIEAIEDAKILEAYGQLARWGLFCEPASAVSVAGLKDRAERGLLQAGSRVVCVLTGSGLKDPEVALGRSDPPLRIQSADPEELRQALSL
- a CDS encoding TlpA family protein disulfide reductase, which translates into the protein MGTAVLEGHDYRPGRGRGRGGPDQSQPGLCRGVFVNPVTRRGALRLLAGSLALAACDQAPAGRVGRAERLEVGKLLPSAALEDLDGTPVELAALAGNPIVINFWASWCGPCRLEMPEFDRIWRSGEYPELGLLAINVAEGSFVASQFADELALQIPVALADRAVAARLLGTASLPVTVFADSDQVVRHIRFGVLNEAILREQIEAAQA
- a CDS encoding threonine--tRNA ligase, coding for MNDLQRMRHSCAHVMAAAVQEMFPEAKFGFGPPIEDGFYYDFELPRPLSSEDFAEIEQRMAKLAKAAHPFEYEVIAGDEAAESFAEMGQDYKVEAIRDLIEAGEEISLYRCGPFVDLCRGPHVASTAGVGHFRLLSVAGAYWKGSENNPQLQRLYATSFPTRGELKAYLKRLEEAARRDHRRLARELDLFSINQEVGAGLVLWHPRGGMLRELMEDYWRAEHRDRGYDIVYTPHIGRKGLWETSGHTHWYSDGLFPEMELENQSFINKPMNCPFHVKIYASRTRSYRDLPLRYAELGTVYRYEQSGVLHGALRVRGFTQDDAHIFCRRDQFADEIEAALTIARDMLAVFGFTDLQVALSVRDEEGKDKYVGDDDLWQLAESGLVEALTRSGLEYERVPGEAAFYGPKIDVHIRDAIGRLWQLSTVQVDFNLPERFGIEYEAEDGSRQRPVMVHRALWGSIERFAAILTEHYGGAFPLWLAPVQVQVIPIADRHLAYCQQVAVRLSEAGLRAEVDARSERMNRKIRHAQNQKIPYMLIAGDRDVAAGKVSLRLRAGGQVGAITVDELISTANALVADRSDGYGFTGD